In the Halorubrum ruber genome, TTGACCGTCACGTCGCCCAGATCGACCGTTGCGGCGTCGAAGACGATCCGGCGGGGCTTCCCGTTCCGATCGTCGCGCATCAGCGTGAACTCCGGCTCTGCCGTCGTCGTCGGGTCCGAGTACTCCGCGAGCCGATCGTAGGGGCCGGCGTCGGCGTCGACCGACCCCTTCGTGACGGCCTTCTCGTATCGGAGCGTGTTGCTCACGCTGTCCGCGAGCCGGTCGAGACGGTCGTCGGCCGAGACGGCCGCAATCCGCTCTAAGACGGCTTCGAGCGGGCGTCCCTTGCGGGGGACGGCGACCGGAACCGGATCTGTCATTGACCGATCTGCGACCGCGCGCGTAAAACGGGTTGCGTTTTTGAACCGGGGTGACGGAGGCCGACGGCGTCGTTCCGCGCCGACGGCGCCACGTCGAGAACAGGTGAGTTAGGGCCCGAAGGCCTCGTTGAGACGCGAGCGGAACTCGTCCAGCTCTTCGAGGTGCTCGTTGATCTCGTCTAACTCGGCCGCCACGTCGTCGAGGTCCTCCCCGAGACGGTCCTCGATGTCGGTGAGCCGCGCGTCGACCTCCGCGAGATCGTCCCACAGGTCGTCGAACTCCTCGTCGAAGCGGTCGAGGCCGGACTCCACGTCGTCGACGCGCTTCGCAGCGTCAGCGGCGCGCTCCTCGGCGTCTTCGGCCAGATCCTCGGCGATCTCGGCCCGCTCGGCAGCCCTGTCGACCTCCTCGTACAGCGTCTCGACGTCGTCGCCCAGGTCGTCGACCGTCTCCGCGACGGTTTCGGCCTCCGTTTCGACCCGGTCGACGTCGGCGGCGAGGTCGTCCACGTCGGTCTCGACCGTCGAGACGGCGTCCCGGACCGACTCGACGCTCTCGTCAACGGTCGCGACCTCGTCTTCGACAGCCCGCACGTCCGCTTCCACGCCGCGCACGTCGCCTTCGACCGCCTCAACGTCGTCTTCGACCGCGTCCACCCGCTCGTCGACCGCATCCACCGCGTCGGAGGTAGAGTCGACCGCGGAGTCGACGCGGTCGATGTCCGACGCAATCGTCTCTCGCTCCTCGTCGGCCGCGTCGAGCCGGTCGTCGAGGGCGTCGACCTCGGACTCGACGGCGTCGACGCGCTCGTCGATCCCGTCGAGGATCTCGCGCGCCGTCCCCTCGCCGTCGATGAACTCCGCGAGCGCGTCGGCGTACGCCTCGATGTCGGCCACGCTCGACTGGAGGCGGGCGATCCGCACGTCGACGCTGCGCGGGACGCCGCCCTCGAACGCCCCCTCGATGGTCTCGATGTCCTCCTCGTCGGCCGCGCCGGAGCGGATCTCGGCCGCGAGGGCCGCCGCGAGGCCGCCCTCGCCGGGCAGCGTCGCGGGCTCGTCACGCTCGTCCGCTTCCGTCTCGTCGATTTCAGGCGTTTCGTCGGGCTCCTCGTCGTCTGCCGGTTC is a window encoding:
- a CDS encoding alanine-zipper protein; amino-acid sequence: MSERTAEAATTVDEDGIRVEKSFTDDAFPVPAVMYTLSSHREDPVRVRIVDRIPESFPMDRVGFHPEYESENWTAYKDHRVEFERVIDPDETVETVFGIRDDDPDLDGFLGTPVIEHVPVGEEIEDVLGAGDTDAVREVLSGDRATLPGMAEDDELLPEDPAREPDEASETEEADAESVEGEDEATEDDAEPDADAEEPEFDEDDEPELDEEADAPEPRAVDEGTAAVTAHEGDPIGAATEAESEPADDEEPDETPEIDETEADERDEPATLPGEGGLAAALAAEIRSGAADEEDIETIEGAFEGGVPRSVDVRIARLQSSVADIEAYADALAEFIDGEGTAREILDGIDERVDAVESEVDALDDRLDAADEERETIASDIDRVDSAVDSTSDAVDAVDERVDAVEDDVEAVEGDVRGVEADVRAVEDEVATVDESVESVRDAVSTVETDVDDLAADVDRVETEAETVAETVDDLGDDVETLYEEVDRAAERAEIAEDLAEDAEERAADAAKRVDDVESGLDRFDEEFDDLWDDLAEVDARLTDIEDRLGEDLDDVAAELDEINEHLEELDEFRSRLNEAFGP